gcttcggcatatatgctcttttttttactgtggtggtgaaatcacctcctacagcgctagaGTCGCTGATTTacttatcgtgggagcaaacgctgttgctgtcaaaataaataaatcagtgctgcagctgaatggcgtacctgctaagcaaatgatgattaacaataaaacaaagtaacattacagtataacagtaagacataccatacctgcaaagcaaatacaataaaacagtaaaaataaaacattttttaaggcaatctgtgcctaaaaaatatatgccgaagcatgggggcaatctgcccctaatgttaggagcaaatcactccacCCCTGCCCTgaagcgtccctctgtcctcttcccacggcgtccctctgtctttATTCTACAGTGTCCCTCTGTCCTATTCCCACGCCGTCCCTTTATCTCATCCcacggcatccctctctgtcctcccacTGCGTCCCTCTGTCACcctcccacggcatccctctctgtccccatcccacagcgtccctctgtcctcttcccacgacatccctctgtcctcttcccacggcatccctctgtcctcttcccactgcgtccctctgtccccttgccacggcatccctctgtcctcttccaaCAGCGTCCATCTGTCTTCAtcccactgcgtccctctctgtcctcttcccactgcGTCCCCTTGTCCCCCTCCCacagcatccctctgtccccctcccccggcGTCCCTCTGTATTTATCCCACGGCATCCTTCTTTCCTCTTCCCACagccctctgtcctcttcccactgagtccctctgtcctctttccacggcgtccctctgtcttcATTCtacagtgtccctctgtcctcttcccatgccGTCCCTTTATCTCCTCCCACTGCGTCCCTCTGTCACcctcccacggcatccctctctgtcctcttcccacggcatccctctctgtcctcttcccacggcatccctctctgtcctcttcccacggcgtccctctctgtcctcctcccacggcatccctctctgtcctcttcccacggcatccctctctgtcctcttcccacggcgtccctctgtcctcttcccacggcgtccctctgtcctcttcccacggcgtccctctgtcttcATTCtacagtgtccctctgtcctctccctatgccgtccctctgtccccttcccacggcatccctctctgtccccctccccctgcaTCCCTCTGTATTCATCCCACGGCATCCTTGTTTCCTCTTCcaacggcatccctctgtcctcttcccacggcgtccctctgtcctcttcccacagcgtccctctgtcctcttcccacggctaCCCTCTGGCCTTTTCCCACGGCtaccctctgtcctcttcccacggcgtccctctgtcctcttcccacggcgtccctctgtcttcATTCtacagtgtccctctgtcctctcccTATGCCGTCCCTTTATCtcatcccacggcgtccctctctgtcctcctcccactaCGTCcgtctgtccccttcccacggcatccctctctgtccccttcccacggcatccctctctgtccccctccccctgcaTCCCTCTGTATTCATCCCACGGCATCCTTGTTTCCTCTTCcaacggcatccctctgtcctcttcccacggcgtccctctgtcctcttcccacagcgtccctctgtcctcttcccacggctaCCCTCTGGCCTTTTCCCACGGCTACCCTCTGGCCttttcccatggcgtccctctggccttttcccatggcgtccctctgtcctcatccaaCGGCgttcctctgtcctcatcccacggtGTCCATCTGTCCTCATCCCACGGTGTTCCTGTATGTTCCCCCTCCCCCTGAGGGCACACAGGGTCTTAAATTCTCatgtagttttttttccttttttggagttTCAGATGTTTAGGGATTATGATGAATCAATATTCCCAGGAAGTGTCAAAAGCTATTCCAGTCTAGTCACTGCCCTACTCGTCGTCACTGTAATTGGGACCTGGAATGAAATGTTCGTATGGTTTGCATGCATAGCAGATTTGTCTCATGTCCCTCCAGCACAGACGGCAGTAGACGGTTTCACAACCCTGTGTTGGACACACAATCGATTTCTTCGTCTCACTTCGATTACACACTATGCAGCGTCTTCTGATGAACCTTGCCATCCATTTATCCCAATATTTGATGAATGCGCCCATTCTGGTCTTCCGCTAAAGGAAAGGAAACAAAATCACAATCAAACAATCGGTCCTTTATTTCATTTTCAAGAAAATAGGTATAACAGGTGACTACTAAAGTGATTCTCTGCTGCCCCAGGAATCGGGCAGGTATGGAACAAGCATACTTCCATTGGTTCAAGCTGAACCATTATAAgtatgcaaaaatatccatacaTGAAATTCAGCTTTAAGAATAGGAGGAAGAAGCTACAAGAGAGCGAAGGCAAGTTAGCTGGATGCCCTGTTGTTTTGCCATGGAAGGGCATATTGACAATCTTTTTACCCATAGGCATGTATTGCTAAAACTTAGCAATAAATAACCTAGGTGCACCATGAAATGAAGCCAATCACTACATCTATCTGAAGTGCCTGCTGACATATGATCTTAGTGCCCTGAAGATCTTAGAAAACAAGTGGCCCCATTAAACCACTGCTGAAAAAGCTATGCAGGCTGCAAATGCTGGCCTCCTTTTGAAAAGGATGGTGTTCAGGCTGTTGCTGATCTGTTTTAAGTATGCAGATCATGATTACAATATACATGGCCAGAGACACTGAAATGGCCGATAGTAGTAAGCTAAGAGTAACCTATTGCCCGGCCAGGCAGTAAAAATTTGAAGGAAAAATGGGGGAGTCAGTGCTAACATTAATGTAGTAGTTTTACTTACTTTTAGTCGTTTAATACGAGTCATATTCAGGATTTGCCTCCTTTTGATGTCAGCATAGATGACCCGCTTCTGAAGTTGTTCATTATAAAACCAGAcgatcctctctttctctctctgttggggaaaagaaaaaggaaatgatcAGAAAAGACGTTCAAACACATTTAAAGATCTAATGGCACTAAGTGGTTACAATGTGCTAACATACATAATGATTGTTGTGTGTAAAACCCATTTTAACATACCCATTACCGCAACTCCCAGAGAGATGTAAATGGGCCCCTAAAGTTTGTGTATGAGACTTACCTCTGGATAGTAATAAGATGCTATGACTCGGCGCAGGCGATTTAAGTAGACTTGAAGGAACGTAAAGAGAATCCGTCCAAATATGGGTAGACAGCCTATGACGCAATCCCAGAATGTCAGTTTAGTGGGTCTCAGGAGGCACGCTATGGGAAAGAGATGTTACAAATTAGAACAATCAAGAATTGTAAAATATATACGGATACAATAAATGTCCACTAAGTTTGTATTTGCTAAAACTAAAATAAGCTGTAGCAGCAGATTTGCAGATTCTAGCCACTCTCTTTTCTACATAAATTTGTAGAGTAACTCACAAAGGGTGTGTTAGATCTCTGCaaggagaccactgcttccacataaaGAGCAAGGATCCTTCTTTGCAGCATGCTGGCAAGGGGAGGCTTTTCTACTAAATCTAAAGCTGCTTTCTAAACAgtatttattaaagtgtttgttaacctaaaaaaaaaaaaaaaaaaggatcctgtcccTTTTAATGATGTTATACAGGACAGTGCTTATGCTGTTTCATTTgtccccctgtatcacctaaaatacctatctgatcctgccagtttttactctcccctctgtacgctgaccacggtatatcaaggctgctgagccctgacaccgtggtcagcgtACATGCCttcatcatccacagctctcctgtctctcctctgtcctctctcccccctccctgcccgttGGCTCCTGTGACAGTGCCCAACCCCACAACTCAGGAGCTCCTGtctgtgtgttttataaaaaaaatatctcctttaCCGTATTTCAGAGCGACTCCCCGCGATCACgtgacctctctctctcctcctcctctactCTTAGCAAtctggctgacatcagcgggaaAATCTTAACCCCGCCCGCTGcatctgtcagccgggcagaggcgAGAGCCATGATCGCGGGGAGCCGCTCTGAAATAcggtaaaggaggcattttttttataaaacacaaagACAGGAGCTCCCCTCATTAGGGATCAAGGAGGATTATGTAAAGTTGACAAAGTGGGTTAACACCCACTTTAAATACTTTGCCCTCAAATGGCAGAGTCTATGGCTTGCAGCAGCCTTTCTTCCTCTAGTGTCCGCAAAATACTGACAGGATAAGTCAATGTTTGCATACTTACCTTCATTGTTGCTGAACTCGACTGTGTTTGATGTTGAATTTAGAAGGCCAACTGTTTTTCTTAATATGTTCGCCATCATGGTGTGTCCTCCCACCTCGACATCCAGTTTGTGATGACCTGTTGAGAGAGAATACAAGATTAGAACAAGGCGACAAGTTTTGAGTAAAGATATGACCTTTATCTGTAATATATTTTGTCTCTCTGGCCCTGATATTAGGAATATCATTCTGTGTGCTTCATAACAATGCTGTAACAatgccagcacccccccccccccccaggctctgccACAGTTGGGACTCTGATGAGCATCACTATAGATCAGCTTCTAAACCTTAAGAGCTGGCAGCTTGCCCAGCTGGTGAATCTCCTAGGCCAAGTGTGTAGGGTACTTCACCCAGCGCATGCTAGGCCCCAATCAGGCTTCTGGGCCCAGCAGCATAAACAGTCCACAAGCAACCCGCAGGCTTTAGCCTGAGGCAAGTGAGCAAGTACATGGCCTCGCAAAATATTTATACCCTCCCCCATCATTCCCCAGTGGCCTGAACCTCCTAATAGGATAGCTGGGGGAAATATTAATATTCATAACTCAGGGAAACCTCATAGTAGAGCCAGTGGCACTAGGGACACCTACTGAAAATAGTGAGAAACTGCAACCTCACTGAGCTTAGAGAGAAACCAAATGCACAACTATACAAATCAAAAATTAGGATGACTACCACCCAACCAAAAACGAAACTTACATACGGTATGTATGTAATTTGTGCTACCCACGGATAAAGTGACCTGTGATATTACCATCCCCTTATGAGCAAAGGAGATACTTACTTGCAAAGACGTAGGAAATTGATGAATGCTTCCTTATTACATCTAGAACGTGAAAGATGGTACTGTCACACATTACTAAGAAAATAAAAGCTCCTAAGAATATGACATTTAAGTATAAATCCGATCTCTGTAGAAAAGAAGAGAAGACAACAGTCAGTTTTAAAATTTCCGTACAATATCCAAaatagaaagatatatatatatctgccgAGGTAGCAGTCACTATACAATGTACTCACTATTGATGCCATCTCTGATTTCTCAATTTTGAGACTAAAGGGgaaaattaattttgaagtttCTTCTTTCTTCATCGGCAGTAGATATCTTTTCTTCTGCAAAGACAAAATAGGCAAATCAGTTAATCTCTTGATTCAAGTTTAAAGATTAAATTCAAACTGAATGATCAGAGCCATAGATATAGATGTAGAATTACTTACTTGTTTCCTGCGCCTTGCATCAATCTGTTTGAAGTAGGTCGTCACATACAAGTTGTCATGTCGGATGTCAGAAGTATATTGCTTGTTGTAGTTGAAGGCCCTGTAAAGGAAAGAATTTGTACGTCAGTTCATCTTACAAATATATCTggtaaaaatgtatgtatgtatgtatactccTTCCCACCCTAAAAAAAAGTATCTTCTGTTTATTAACTAGGAGCCATTAATGTTTATGGTGTCATGacctccacctcgtccaatcagagagccCTTAAGTGttttcctaagacccctttcacactggggcgctttgcaggtgctacagcgctaaaaatagcgcctgcaaagcgccctgaaagagccgttgctgtgtttccagtgtgaaagcccgagggctttcacactggagcggtgcgctggcaggacgctaaaaaaagtcctgctagcagcatcttaggagtggtgtatacaccgctcctgcccattgaaatgaatgtggcagcgcggctataccgccggaatAGCACTGCCAcagcagcgctttgtggtggttttaaccctttctcggccgctagcagggagataaaaccgcccccgctatcggctgaatacccctgctaaaactacggtaaagcggcgctaaaaatagcgccgttttaccgccggcgcccgcaccgctccagtgtgaaaggggcctaatcgcGCCCATGCCCAGCGAGAGACCTCCAGTGTTCACTAAGCAGCAAAGCAGCTGCTTAGTGAACTGGaggcgatcactgtagtagcagttcCTACTgcggtgatttccagcttctacggGTCAGCCAGGTATGACATATGCATACTTATATTGTTCCAAGCTATACCAATGTGacctggtaaaaatatgcatatctaaAATTCAAGCTTCATGGTggagtatattgattttttttttttttgttatgtcccctagaccagtggttctcaaccctgtcctcaagtacccccaacaggccatgtttgcaggttttcctttatcttgcacaggtgctttaaatcagagtcaatggcttggttttttggacagctattttatctaagagaaattcccaaaacatggcctgagaaccactgccctagacctaCATAAATGAGTAACCAGCTCTTGCTGTGCAGGTGCACTCTCACCGCAAGAGATGTTTTCTAGCGTTAATGAAGAGAAAGGGGAAGGTGGGGccgagctgcactctgtgtgtgaatggacaatgttcaTTCACAGGAGCGTGGCTCGGGAGTAAGCCTGTtccagtgccctcatagcaagaggcttgttattggggggcaggggggaggagccagagccACCGACGGGGGACCCAAAAGGAAGagaatcagggttgctctgtgcaaaaccattgcatgaagcaggtaagtataacatgcttgtttttttttttttaaattacaaattttAGAGtctctttaagccagccatagattgtTTCAATCTCAGCCAATTCACCAGGGACCGGGCAAGATTCGATCCGTGTATGGGCATAcggattgtacccaagtcaatccattgatcgaTTTGGGTACAGCCAGCATGTCAGATGTCTATCATGCAaatatagccactagcaataatcattgtgttctgccagcaggaatGGCTCCCCATGCCCCCCCTCTGGGacaacacaatagctctgcagatgggattcctccatcaacactgattgtgttgatgggggagttAAGCAATTCTCTTTCCTGCCACCCGTGGTTGCAGACAAGAAAATCACCTACCATCTACGGCCTACCTTAgactttaaaatatatctaaacccaagaacaaaagtgtaatatatcacagcttaccaatctttagatgtgatggctgcatttgggtTTTTTAGCTTTATTTTCAGTAGGCAATCCTGCCTGTAACCATTTTTCTCTCCTAGGCTGACAATGCTCACTTGCTGTAATGTAAGTGTaatggagcagcattgtcaccctaagcTGCTTTTCTAATTTGAAGTACAAACACCTCGCCTCACCTAACCTCTATTACTTGGGGGAGAGAGTTGTTCAATAGTTAACAGCAGAGAAAGCTGATAACATTTTTGAGATTTTAGGTGAGTGTGGGGGAAGTGACAAAGAACCCATAAATCTCATAATTAATAGGTACTCAGCTGTACTTACAAATAATGTTCTAAGTGTGAAAaattaaaacgaatgcagccaccaagcCTAAGAACCGATATGCTGCTGTATATCAGATATTTGTTCTTCTTGTTTAATTCTTATATCTTGCCAAAGTCAGTATGAAATGTTTAACTGTTTGAAGACTCCCTGCCAATTATCATGTGCGGTAATCTCTAGTTGTTGTGTACAGAGATACTTTCAGAAAGTTTATGGCTTACTTACGTGTAGAAAATGAAGACGAAGGTGAGCACAAGGATGCTCTTCAAGAGAGTTGAACATTCTTCCAATATCGCACCTCTCCTTTCAATGGCCATTAAGATCTTGTCCTTCATGCTCATCTTGCTTATACTTTCTCCAGCACCAACATCGTCTTCCTTCTGTTAAGATAAAAGGGGAGTTAGGTAAAACATATGATAGAAACATTTGGTCCTACTGTAAAAAAAACTCTAGAAGAAGGGTTAATGAGCATTACCCATGCAAAGCGCTTTAGCTAACACACTTACCTCTGTGATCAGTTTGCTGGAAATCGCACTGCCCACATTGGTTACGGCCGAGTTGGCTTGATCGTATATCTCTCCAAATTTACTTTCAATAGGAATACGTTTCTTGCACCATGATTCTCcaactaaaaaaagaaagaaatgatcCAGCATGAAATACAAGTTATAGAAGACACTGTCAACAGATGTATGTTATTTCTTTTATAGATCAATATGTTGTACTGGAAGCTGGTAACTATGTCTAGTTTAGTAaaacctaagggccctttcacattggaGGAGCTATCGGGTCcgtctgtcattttttttcaggcggaccacatcggaccctccagtctcctctatggagcagcaggtgtcaatggacatgtgtccattgacacccaccGACATCAAATCCGATTCtatcgcagcaaaatcgcaccgtgatttaggtgccattaaaaataaatggcacacAAACCTGAGTGTGCAGTACGATTTGGAATCACAGCGATTCCACCCATGATTCCAAATTGCTGGATGTGAATGGGTCTTACAGAACCATGCCTATAGTGTCAAGaagagtaaggcttcatgtacactgctgctgttaggagcagttgggtgtttttttcagctgcccctgaactctcctctgttatcttatcagtacatgtacacagggtcgtttctaggtcgtttctaggcagttgagtttagaagcttttttttggaacgcaaaaaaatgggttcagatggatgttcagaggcatttgaaacgccaaatgcctgttaGTTCTGCTTCATTGTAACTTCACTTGTTTATCTACAGCAGATAAAAAGGGCGACCTTTGATCTACATATAATGTCAGTTACAGCAGCCTTGCACACAGgtattcttacatagttacatagtaggtgaggttgaaaaaagacacaagtccatcaagtccaacctatgtgtgtgattatgtgtcagtattacattgtatatccctgtatgttgcgatcgttcaggtgcttatctaatagtttcttgaagctatcgatgctccccgctgagaccaccgcctgtggaagggaattccacatccttgccgctcttacagtaaagaaccctctacgtagtttcaggttaaacctcttttcttctaattttaatgagtggctatgtgtcttgttaaactcccttctgcaaaaaagttttatccctattgtggtgtcaccagtacggtatttgtaaattgaaatcacatcccctctcaagcgtctcttctccagagagaataaccttccctcataactaatatcctccagaccctttattagctttgttgcccttcgttgtactcgctccatttctgaTCAGTTTTTAGGTGTCAGTTTttaaggtggacctgatcagaaattTTAATGCAGCCCTATGGACAGGCagatgtccgtttacacccacctacctccaagtCTGTACAGgtctggacaaaaaaaaaaggaaaaggcagtgtccttttccatttttctggacctaaatgtgatggatcagaggtagcctgatgtaatcTGACATCAGAGTCTGTTTACACCCAGTCGCCCAAACAGCTGTCACGGATCAGCTGGGCACAAACTGAATGGgtacaaatgtaaaaaaactgacatCGATTCGACTCAATTCAGTAGGGGATCTACTCTACTCCTGAGAGGAGCGGACCCCCATAAAAAGCATTGCACACAAAAAAAAGACAATCTATGTACTAATTTGTTATTGTAAGTAATGACAAAGATATCTTGGAATCAATAGGCCCATAGCTAAAATGTAAACATTGCTGTGGTCCACAAGGGGTATACAGGTGTAAGTGTTGCTCTGGTTAATGTCTAAATGAAATTTTTAAGGTAAATATTATGTTACTGGAAAAAGTACTTACTGTTTAAAATGGAACACAGAATTGAAAGCTTCATGGGTAAGCACAGGAGGTGGTTTATGAGGGGCACTGCAATTACCCTCATGCAGTCATCATGTTTTTTCTCAAACCACTCTTCACATTTGGTGACACCAAGTTGGATGATATCTGTAAGGAAAGAGAAAGACAAAGTTTAgagaaattaatacatttttttgaaatgtgatTTCAATATTTTTAAGTCTTAAGATGTCTTGGTATCTCCACAGTATGGTGTCGAGATAAATACTTTACAAATTCCTAGGAGATCTCATACTTACATTCACAGCGCAACATAGTCTTGAGATCAAACTTTTTCTGTGTTGTTGACACGTGGGTTTTCAGGAGCAGCTTTTCCTCTTTGTGAACGTCATATCCCTTTTTACCCTCGACTTCTTCTTTGGTGTCTGTAAATGAAGACTTCACTTCTTTTCCAATGCCCTCAAATTCACCCGTTCGTTTCTAGAAAACATAATAGAGAACTCATTTAGATTCCAGTCTTTAGTTATTTTGTACCCCACAAATGAAAGAAACCCTACATTAAAATCTGTGGAATAAATATACTAGGACCGTGTTAAGAAAATGCCTTTACTGGCCAGACATGGGAGGATCTGCTCTGGGTTTGGCAATAATATGccatggtgtaaatgagccctaaatgcGCTTGGCAACGACACATGGTTTAGGGACTATAGGGTCAGGGTGCACACCCATTTATCACCCAATGCACTTGACCTTAACACACTGGAAAGCACGTGTTGCTCCACGATGTGTTGGAACAAAATAGGTGGCAGCTTACCAACACCAGGGTTGGTAGAGACCACACACCTGCTCCAAAAGCATCTTTCCCCCCACTGGCCTGACCAGCTCCCTTACTGCTTCCTCACTGGCAAGAAGAATTGTGCAGTGTTTTGGCCTGAAAGTGACATTTTCCTAACTGTGACAGTATGATATTGATTGTGTTATTATGGCATGGCCTTGATTGTGTCTGTATGATATGGGTTGTGTTTCTATGGCATGATCCTGATTGTGTCAGTTTGGTGCTGATTGTGTCTCTACGGCATGTTTACCCATGTTAGTATGTGATCTGTGTACTTACCACAATATTTTTTAGGATACTTTTCACCGGCGTTGACGCAATCTTCCACAGCAGCTTTGTGTTATTAATTTGGAGTTCTGCTGTACAGCCAAGTGAACGAAATATCTCCCAACCGTTGTGCTTCATATTGGCCACTGGACCTATAGGAATCATAAAAAATTAAGAGAATTAGATATTTTCCTTCTATAACACTTTGGGGCATATTTAGAAAGCGGTGAAGTCACTTTCAGTAAACATTCACTAGTGGTGAACCAATCACCTACATTTAAAACAAAAGTACCagaaagattcacctgcagtgaatagtTGGTGAAAGTGAGATCCATTGCCCCTTTATGTAAGAACACACAGTAATCAGTCTAATACTTACCTGCATATATACCGGCAATAGCAAAAACGAGTAGTAATGCGCGTCCTTCCTGTCCCACGACATTGGGCACAATGAGTAAAGTGGTGCTTCTGAAAACGATGGATAAGCCCCATCCACAAGCACAGGCCACTAAAaagacaaacaacaaaaaaaaacaggttataGGTGTAATTACATTGTCAAGGGGGGGTAATAAAAATGATCATTAAAATAGAacttcagccaaaacatttttttatgtttggGATAGGATAAGGTAAGAAGGGTTcttctgctgggttttttattgctGGAAGTTTCCTTGTTTTGGAGATTTCCCCTGAAATCTCCCCAACAAGGCTGAGTCTTTGCCAGGCTGCTACTGCTATCTTAGTATCGTTCCGATTGGGCCTGTCAGTCCATTTTTCAGGCATCCTTCAATCTGCTCTCTGGAGCAGCGGGTGTAAATGGCCTTTactgtccgtttacatctgcctagTGCCTACCTCCCCTCCGATCCACCAAAAACAAAAGGAAGGGGATCCGTTCCCCACCGCCTGGGCGAATTGGATtggagggcagtcgggtgtaaacggacagctggGCCATTTACATCCAACTTCTCATAGAGCAGAGCGAGCTGTAGAGCAGGCTgtagagcggacatggacctgtcatcctcctgcttggcgggggatcagcagacagatcccctgctgagcgagCGGATCACAACCGCAGTCCacaccgtgtgaaaggggccattttAGTTCCTGGGGCAGTGGTGACCTGGACAGGAAATAAGGGGAATTATATATGGGGAAACACATTGCATTGAAGAACCTGGCATtgattctaacccttccccaccctTTTCAAAACCAAAAATATTTTAACCGTCATTTTATGATATATAAAATGACAGTTAAAATATTTTTGGTGTCTCCCTACTATTAGTACTCCCATATATATATCAGACATGAATAAGGATAAATATATAATGTAGAT
This portion of the Aquarana catesbeiana isolate 2022-GZ linkage group LG07, ASM4218655v1, whole genome shotgun sequence genome encodes:
- the DCST1 gene encoding E3 ubiquitin-protein ligase DCST1; protein product: MTQNNRPDVVIQIEDEDVVQPTTRIQPERKHQPERKPERKHQPERKHQPERKHQPERKHQPERKPETKHQPETKHQLESNHHRGAYFFQHGRKSRVKKPEPATTTLKRLADLLFPRFLIIFLFGEIQYYKLTKFFLGFGFGGFLGLAIYLSLIDGLKLPDEVKIPILFILSVACACGWGLSIVFRSTTLLIVPNVVGQEGRALLLVFAIAGIYAGPVANMKHNGWEIFRSLGCTAELQINNTKLLWKIASTPVKSILKNIVKRTGEFEGIGKEVKSSFTDTKEEVEGKKGYDVHKEEKLLLKTHVSTTQKKFDLKTMLRCEYIIQLGVTKCEEWFEKKHDDCMRVIAVPLINHLLCLPMKLSILCSILNIGESWCKKRIPIESKFGEIYDQANSAVTNVGSAISSKLITEKEDDVGAGESISKMSMKDKILMAIERRGAILEECSTLLKSILVLTFVFIFYTAFNYNKQYTSDIRHDNLYVTTYFKQIDARRRKQKKRYLLPMKKEETSKLIFPFSLKIEKSEMASIRSDLYLNVIFLGAFIFLVMCDSTIFHVLDVIRKHSSISYVFASHHKLDVEVGGHTMMANILRKTVGLLNSTSNTVEFSNNEACLLRPTKLTFWDCVIGCLPIFGRILFTFLQVYLNRLRRVIASYYYPEREKERIVWFYNEQLQKRVIYADIKRRQILNMTRIKRLKRKTRMGAFIKYWDKWMARFIRRRCIVCNRSETKKSIVCPTQGCETVYCRLCWRDMRQICYACKPYEHFIPGPNYSDDE